From the genome of Dehalococcoidales bacterium:
GGGCTGAAGCCTCCCGATGAATCGGGATGGTCTCGCAATGACAATATGCGCAACGAGTGTCTAAGAGAGGCTTCCTCTTCTAAAGATTCTTTCCCTTTCCCCTCTGGGGAAGGGGGATTAAGGGGGATGGGATTACAGAAACATGAAAATCCTCCACTTTGCTGACCTGCACCTGGGCGTTGAGACCTACGGGCGTATTGACCCGGCTACCGGGGTCTCCACGCGCCTTGACGACTTTCTAAAAGCCCTCGACCAGGTGGTGGACTACGCCCTGGAGAACCAGATAGACCTAGTGCTCTTCTGCGGTGACGCCTACAAGAGCCGGGAACCCAGCCAAACCCAGCAGCGGGAGTTTGCCCGGCGCATCAACCGCCTTTCAAGGGGCGATGTCCCTGTTTTCCTGCTCATCGGCAACCATGACCTGCCCAACGCCTCCGGCAAAGCCACCAGCACTGAAATCTTCGATACTTTAGCCGTGAACAATGTCTATGTCTCAAACCGACCTGACATCTACCGCATCCCTACTAGCAGCGGTATTATCCAGGTAGCTTCCCTGCCCTGGCTGAGACGCAGCGCCCTGCTCAGCAAGGAGGAGAGCAAAAACCTGAACTTCGAGGAGATTAACCAGCGCCTGCAGCAGGTGCTGACCAATATTATTGCCGCCCATGCCGCTAAACTTGACCCCGCTCTGCCTTCGGTGCTGGCGGCCCACGTCTGGGTGACCGGGGCGCAGGTGGGTTCGGAAAGGTTGACCACCATCGGTCAGGAGCACGCGTTATTGCTCGGTAACGTGGCTAACCCCGCCTTTGATTATATTGCCCTGGGCCACATCCACAAACATCAGGTCCTCCGTGAGAATCCTCCCGTGGTCTATGCGGGGAGCTTGGAGCGGGTGGACTTCGGGGAGGAGGGGGATGAGAAAGGGTTCTGCCTGGTGGAGATTGAGCCGGGGCCATCCCCTGAAGCCAGGCATACCTCGTTCCACTTTCACCCCCTGGAGGGTCGCCGTTTTTTGACTATCGATGTGGATATTACAGAGGAAGACACCGACCCTACCGCCACGGTGCTCAGGGAGATAGCCGGACAGGAAGACAGGGTCGAGGAAGCCATCGTCCGACTCCAGGTCAGCCTGCCCGCGGCGGTTGAAGGACAGCTCCGGGATAATGAGATCCGGGATGCCTTGAGGGAGGCTTATTACTTTACCATCGCTCGGGATGTCCGGCGCGAGTCCCGCCTCAGAATGGGCATGGGGCAGCGTACCGCAGAAGAAATCACTCCCCTTGAGGCATTGAAGACCTACCTGGAAACCAGGAAAGTGCCTCCGGCCCGGGCCAGGCTCCTCCTTGAGTACGGGGAGAGGTTGCTGGGAGGAGAGGGATAAGAGAACCTTTCCACTGACACCCATAAGAATAAATCCCCGGGATTTGCACCAATGGTACTATTCAGTTTTGATTGGTGATGTCATTGCGAGATCATTCCGACTTATCGGAAGGCTTCAGCCCGAATTCAGCGTTCGACTGAGCTCACGCCGAAGTCCCGAGGGCGAAGCAATCCGTGTGGCGGGGAAGCTGCAACCCATCCCAGATTGCCACGTCGCGGAGTTTACACTGAGCGAAGCGAACGTGCTCCTCACAATGACTCAGGAAAAACCAACCAAATGATACACTACCCCAATATATTAGATACGAGCTATTGTTTCCCGGTGATTTTCGGAGTATAGTATTTAGTTAGATTTATTTGATACCTTGCTCACTGTGAGCAAGGATATTTTTTCTCCATCTGGTGGTGGTTTAGAGGAAGACGTGTCTTTATGGCTCTTGACTCCTGGCGAAGGAATCTCTACGCGGTATTTATCGCCGAATTAGTGGTACTAACCGGTTTCAGTTTTGCTAACCCTTTTATGCCGCTCTTTATCCAGAAGCTGGGCGATTTCACCAACGAAGAAGCCGCTTTCTGGGGAGGTATTGCCACCGGCGCCAGCGGCATTGCCATGTTCTTCAGCGCTCCCCTGTGGGGTATCATAGCGGACCGCTGGGGTAGAAAGCCGATGGTGCTCAGAGCTATGTTTGGTGGCGCTACTACGCTGGCGCTCATGGGCCTGGCGCCCAATATTTATTACCTTATCGGCCTGCGCGTTGCGCAGGGTGTGCTGAGCGGGACAGTAGCGGCCGCCTCAGCCCTGGTGGCAGCCCTTACTCCCAGGAACAAGATGCCCTTCGCCATGGGTCTCATCACGCTGGCAATGTTTACCGGGCAGACCGTTGGCCCTCTTCTCGGTGGATTTCTCGCCGACCTTGTCGGCTACAGAACCACTTTTTTTATTACGGGCGGGCTCCTTTTCAGCGGTGGTCTTATTGTACTTTTGCTGGTGAAGGAGAACTTTGAGCGCCCGGCAGGAGGGCGCGGCGTTTCAGCGGCTGACATCTGGCGTCTGGCTACTTCCAAAACGATACTCCCGCTGCTGGTAGTGCTGGGTACGCTGCATGTTGCTCCGCAGATGGTGTCCCCGATAATTCCCCTGTTCATCAGGGAATTAGACCCCGGGAGTGCGGTAGCAACCTGGGCCGGGCTGGCTTTCAGTTTGATGGGGGGGATAGCAATCATCTCCACCTTAGTGGCCGGTCGTTTCGGTGAGCGTGTTACCTTGAAGAAGATGCTGGTTATCTCCTGTCTGGTAACCGGATTGCTCTATCTGCCACCGCTGTGGGCTGGTACGGTTGGCCAGCTTGTTATTTTCATCGCGCTGTCAGGCTTGTTTAAGGGGGGACTGATGGTAGCTTCCAATGCACTTATCGGTCTGTCAGTGATTCCCAGTCAACAGGGACTTGCTTACGGATTAGGGCAGAGCGCCAACGCCCTGGGTAACGGTTTCGGGCCGGTAGTCGGGGGCAGTATCGCCGCTTTCGCCGGTCTCAGGCCTGTTTTTTATTCTGGTAGGGATACTATCTGCCCGGGCGCTCGCCGGACAATCACCGGAAAAGAGCCAGCCCTGAAAGCTTGACTACTCTTCAGCGAAGAGTTGCAGCACTTTCCCCCTGTTTTCGACAGATAGCGGCGGGCACTGCTCAGGCGACACCTTGCC
Proteins encoded in this window:
- a CDS encoding exonuclease SbcCD subunit D, whose amino-acid sequence is MKILHFADLHLGVETYGRIDPATGVSTRLDDFLKALDQVVDYALENQIDLVLFCGDAYKSREPSQTQQREFARRINRLSRGDVPVFLLIGNHDLPNASGKATSTEIFDTLAVNNVYVSNRPDIYRIPTSSGIIQVASLPWLRRSALLSKEESKNLNFEEINQRLQQVLTNIIAAHAAKLDPALPSVLAAHVWVTGAQVGSERLTTIGQEHALLLGNVANPAFDYIALGHIHKHQVLRENPPVVYAGSLERVDFGEEGDEKGFCLVEIEPGPSPEARHTSFHFHPLEGRRFLTIDVDITEEDTDPTATVLREIAGQEDRVEEAIVRLQVSLPAAVEGQLRDNEIRDALREAYYFTIARDVRRESRLRMGMGQRTAEEITPLEALKTYLETRKVPPARARLLLEYGERLLGGEG
- a CDS encoding MFS transporter; this encodes MALDSWRRNLYAVFIAELVVLTGFSFANPFMPLFIQKLGDFTNEEAAFWGGIATGASGIAMFFSAPLWGIIADRWGRKPMVLRAMFGGATTLALMGLAPNIYYLIGLRVAQGVLSGTVAAASALVAALTPRNKMPFAMGLITLAMFTGQTVGPLLGGFLADLVGYRTTFFITGGLLFSGGLIVLLLVKENFERPAGGRGVSAADIWRLATSKTILPLLVVLGTLHVAPQMVSPIIPLFIRELDPGSAVATWAGLAFSLMGGIAIISTLVAGRFGERVTLKKMLVISCLVTGLLYLPPLWAGTVGQLVIFIALSGLFKGGLMVASNALIGLSVIPSQQGLAYGLGQSANALGNGFGPVVGGSIAAFAGLRPVFYSGRDTICPGARRTITGKEPALKA